Proteins encoded together in one Thalassotalea crassostreae window:
- a CDS encoding mannose-1-phosphate guanylyltransferase/mannose-6-phosphate isomerase, producing MITPVILAGGIGSRLWPLSRKLMPKQFLNLTSSESMLQQTLTRLKGLKCGNAITICNEEHRFVVAEQLRSIDSLGKILLEPVGRNTAPAIALAAIEQLKQHKDAVLLVLAADHHIEDVSAFQQQIELAKKWAEQGKMVTFGIVAKTAETGFGYIRAGKALGESAADKDDMSAKCFAIERFVEKPDLATAKQYIESGDYFWNAGIFMFKASRYLEELELHRPDIFGACKSAMANTKSDLDFIRVDNDAFTQCPSDSIDYAVMEKTSSGVVVPLDANWNDVGSFKALWDIHDKDSDNNVHQGDVLSCNSSNNLVIAESKLVATVGVSDTIVVQTKDAILVANKDNVQQVKNIVQQIETLNRPEANIHRQVYRPWGHFDTIDVGSRDLVKRITVLPQHKLSMQKHQHRAEHWVVVSGTAKVTRGEEIFLLTENQSTYIPAGVVHSLENPGKIALEIIEVQSGDYLGEDDIERFKDDYGRA from the coding sequence ATGATCACTCCTGTAATATTAGCTGGTGGTATAGGCTCACGTTTATGGCCATTATCACGAAAGTTAATGCCCAAACAGTTTCTCAACTTAACGTCTTCTGAGTCTATGCTGCAGCAGACTTTAACGCGCCTTAAAGGTTTAAAATGTGGTAATGCCATCACTATTTGCAACGAAGAACACCGCTTTGTTGTCGCGGAACAATTGAGAAGTATTGATAGCTTAGGAAAGATATTACTTGAACCTGTTGGCCGCAATACGGCGCCCGCCATTGCGTTAGCTGCTATAGAACAACTTAAACAGCATAAAGACGCAGTATTACTGGTTTTGGCTGCCGATCATCACATTGAAGATGTTAGTGCATTTCAGCAACAGATAGAGCTGGCAAAAAAATGGGCTGAACAAGGTAAAATGGTGACCTTTGGTATCGTTGCCAAAACAGCCGAAACTGGGTTTGGTTATATTCGCGCCGGAAAAGCCCTTGGTGAATCAGCAGCAGATAAAGACGATATGAGTGCTAAGTGCTTTGCCATTGAACGCTTTGTTGAAAAACCTGATCTAGCAACCGCTAAACAATATATAGAGTCAGGTGACTATTTTTGGAACGCTGGCATTTTTATGTTTAAGGCATCTCGCTATCTTGAAGAGCTTGAGCTGCACAGGCCTGATATATTCGGTGCTTGCAAAAGCGCTATGGCAAATACTAAAAGCGATCTTGATTTCATTCGAGTTGATAATGATGCGTTTACTCAATGCCCAAGTGACTCGATTGATTATGCGGTAATGGAAAAAACCAGCTCCGGAGTCGTTGTCCCGCTTGATGCAAATTGGAATGATGTCGGCAGTTTTAAGGCGCTTTGGGATATCCATGACAAAGACAGTGATAACAATGTTCACCAAGGCGATGTGCTTAGCTGTAACTCCTCCAATAATTTAGTGATCGCAGAAAGTAAATTAGTTGCTACTGTCGGCGTTAGTGACACGATTGTTGTTCAAACTAAGGATGCGATATTAGTCGCTAATAAAGATAATGTGCAGCAGGTTAAGAATATTGTTCAACAAATCGAAACGTTAAATCGGCCCGAAGCAAATATTCATCGTCAGGTGTATAGACCATGGGGGCACTTTGATACGATTGATGTTGGCAGCAGAGATTTAGTGAAACGCATAACAGTTCTACCACAGCATAAACTGTCAATGCAGAAACATCAGCATAGAGCAGAACATTGGGTTGTTGTTTCCGGCACTGCCAAGGTAACCCGCGGCGAAGAAATCTTTTTATTAACTGAAAACCAATCCACTTATATTCCCGCAGGCGTGGTTCATAGCCTCGAAAATCCCGGAAAAATAGCATTAGAGATCATTGAAGTACAAAGCGGCGACTATTTAGGTGAAGATGATATTGAACGCTTTAAAGATGATTACGGCAGAGCTTAA
- the cysB gene encoding HTH-type transcriptional regulator CysB, whose product MKLQQLRYIVEIANNKLNVSATAEKLFTSQPGISKQVRLLEDELGVQVFNRSGKHLTHITPAGEEIIRYASEILAKTDAINTIAKEQNKPNEGRLKIATTHTQARYVLPEIIKQFSSKYPKVRMQIHQGNPIQISDLAAKGDVDFAIATESMHLFDDLVMLPCYRWNRSIIVKNDHPLARLANISIEDVAKFPLVTYVFGFTGRSMLDKAFDKAELTPNVVLTATDADVIKTYVREGLGIGVVASMSVDPIYDKDLTVIDASHLFESSYTKIGFRRSSFLREYMFDFIERFAPHLTKDIVTKAMLLKNNEEIERFLEGVELPKR is encoded by the coding sequence ATGAAACTACAGCAACTACGTTATATTGTTGAAATCGCCAACAACAAATTAAATGTTTCAGCAACAGCTGAAAAGCTTTTTACTTCGCAACCTGGGATCAGTAAACAAGTCCGTCTTCTAGAAGATGAACTTGGTGTACAGGTCTTTAATCGCTCTGGTAAACATTTGACTCATATAACTCCTGCCGGTGAAGAAATTATTCGTTATGCAAGTGAAATACTTGCTAAAACAGATGCCATTAATACCATTGCTAAAGAGCAAAACAAGCCAAATGAAGGTCGTTTGAAAATAGCGACAACTCATACTCAAGCACGTTATGTTCTGCCGGAAATCATCAAGCAATTTAGCAGCAAATATCCAAAAGTAAGAATGCAAATTCATCAAGGTAATCCAATTCAAATTAGCGACTTAGCTGCGAAAGGCGACGTTGATTTCGCGATAGCAACTGAATCGATGCACTTGTTTGATGATTTAGTTATGTTGCCTTGTTACCGCTGGAATCGCTCGATTATAGTTAAAAATGATCACCCACTAGCTCGACTTGCTAACATTAGCATTGAAGACGTAGCAAAGTTTCCGTTAGTTACTTACGTATTTGGTTTTACTGGTCGTTCAATGTTAGATAAAGCATTTGATAAAGCTGAGTTAACTCCTAACGTTGTGCTTACTGCAACAGATGCCGATGTAATTAAGACCTATGTAAGAGAGGGATTAGGTATTGGTGTGGTTGCATCTATGTCAGTTGACCCTATTTACGATAAAGATCTAACCGTGATCGATGCCAGTCATTTATTCGAGTCGAGTTATACTAAAATCGGTTTTAGACGTAGCTCATTCTTACGTGAATATATGTTTGATTTTATCGAGCGTTTTGCGCCGCATTTGACCAAAGACATTGTTACTAAGGCAATGCTGTTAAAAAATAATGAAGAGATAGAGCGTTTCCTTGAAGGTGTTGAACTACCGAAACGCTAA
- the topA gene encoding type I DNA topoisomerase — MAKSLVIVESPAKAKTINKYLGKDYIVKSSVGHVRDLPHSGAGKKAPTKSPAEVRKMTPEQKAKYKAKREKVALYARMGINPEKDWAATYAVLPGKEKVVDELKKLADKADTVYLATDLDREGEAIAWHLKEIIGGDDDRFKRVVFNEITENAIQEAFKEPGELNMNGVNAQQARRFLDRVVGFMVSPLLWKKVARGLSAGRVQSVAVKLVVEREREIKAFIPEEFWEVSADTLTASEHPLALNVTKQNGKNFRPNNEADTMAAVSTLENASYVVSKREDKPSKSTPSAPFITSTLQQSASTRLGFGVKRTMGLAQRLYEAGHITYMRTDSTNLSKEAVDNCRQYIQDNFGQNYLPEKAKLYGAKANAQEAHEAIRPSDVKKEAALLLDMEADARKLYDLIWRQFVACQMTAARYDLTTLTVTAAEFDLKAKGRVMQFDGWTKVHSRPGKSASDNDTHLPDLNVGDSLTLKQLEPTQNFTKPPARFGEASLVKELEKRSIGRPSTYASIISTIQDRGYCRIENKRFYAEKMGEIVTDSLSGSFKNLMSYDFTARMEEELDQIAEAKSYWKEVLTEFYKNFTKQLQQADMATEEGGMQQNLPVIIKEIECPKCDREMGIRTASTGVFLGCSGYALPPKERCTQTMNLTPGEEAVSVLSENAETEALMAMKRCGKCGTAMDSYLIDETRKLHVCGNNPVCDGHELEKGEFKIKGYDGPILECDRCEADMELKNGRFGKYFDCTNDDCKNTRKLLANGEAAPPKEDPVDLPELKCEKSDAFFKLRDGAAGIFLAASTFPKSRETRAPKVAELHRFRDRISEKFYYLADAPQKDKDGNLAVVRYSRKTKEQYVMTEVDGKATGWVAKYVDGKWVEEQTKKKAVKKKAAKK, encoded by the coding sequence ATGGCAAAATCTCTGGTAATTGTCGAGTCGCCGGCTAAAGCGAAGACGATTAACAAATATCTCGGCAAAGACTACATTGTTAAATCAAGTGTTGGTCATGTCCGCGATCTTCCGCATTCCGGAGCTGGCAAAAAAGCTCCGACGAAATCTCCTGCCGAAGTACGTAAAATGACTCCGGAACAAAAAGCAAAATATAAAGCGAAACGTGAAAAGGTCGCTTTGTATGCTCGTATGGGGATTAATCCAGAAAAAGACTGGGCTGCAACTTACGCAGTATTGCCCGGTAAAGAAAAAGTAGTCGATGAACTTAAAAAACTTGCAGACAAAGCCGACACTGTCTATCTCGCAACCGATTTGGATAGAGAGGGAGAGGCGATTGCATGGCACTTAAAAGAGATTATTGGTGGTGATGACGACAGATTCAAACGAGTAGTCTTCAACGAAATCACCGAAAATGCTATCCAGGAAGCGTTTAAAGAGCCTGGCGAACTAAATATGAACGGAGTTAACGCTCAGCAAGCAAGACGCTTTCTAGACCGTGTTGTGGGCTTCATGGTAAGCCCTCTATTATGGAAGAAAGTTGCTCGTGGTTTATCAGCGGGTCGTGTTCAGTCTGTTGCTGTTAAGTTGGTTGTTGAACGTGAACGTGAAATCAAAGCGTTTATTCCGGAAGAGTTTTGGGAAGTAAGTGCTGATACATTGACAGCCAGTGAACATCCGCTAGCGCTTAATGTGACAAAACAAAATGGCAAAAACTTCAGACCTAACAATGAAGCCGATACCATGGCAGCGGTTTCGACATTAGAAAACGCAAGTTATGTCGTTAGTAAGCGTGAAGATAAGCCGTCAAAAAGTACGCCGTCTGCACCGTTTATCACATCAACATTACAACAATCGGCAAGTACACGATTAGGTTTTGGCGTAAAAAGAACTATGGGCTTAGCTCAACGTTTGTATGAAGCCGGTCATATTACCTATATGCGTACCGATTCTACCAACCTTTCCAAAGAAGCGGTTGATAATTGTCGTCAGTATATCCAAGATAATTTTGGTCAAAATTACTTACCTGAAAAAGCTAAGTTATATGGTGCGAAAGCGAATGCACAAGAGGCCCATGAAGCGATACGTCCATCAGATGTAAAGAAAGAAGCAGCCTTATTGCTTGATATGGAAGCTGATGCTCGTAAACTTTATGATTTGATTTGGCGCCAATTCGTTGCCTGTCAAATGACAGCTGCCCGTTATGACTTAACCACTCTTACTGTTACTGCTGCAGAGTTTGATTTAAAAGCGAAAGGTCGAGTAATGCAGTTTGACGGTTGGACAAAAGTTCATTCTCGTCCAGGTAAGAGCGCAAGCGACAACGATACTCATTTACCAGATTTAAACGTTGGCGATAGTCTTACGTTAAAACAACTTGAACCTACACAAAACTTTACTAAGCCACCTGCGCGTTTTGGTGAAGCTTCATTGGTTAAAGAATTAGAGAAACGTTCAATTGGGCGTCCATCGACTTACGCTTCGATTATTTCTACGATTCAAGATCGTGGTTATTGTCGAATTGAAAATAAACGCTTTTACGCTGAGAAAATGGGTGAAATCGTAACGGATAGTTTATCTGGAAGTTTTAAAAACTTGATGAGCTATGACTTCACCGCAAGAATGGAAGAGGAGCTCGACCAGATAGCGGAAGCGAAGTCATACTGGAAAGAAGTATTAACTGAATTCTATAAAAACTTTACTAAGCAGTTGCAACAAGCTGATATGGCTACCGAAGAAGGTGGTATGCAGCAAAACTTGCCGGTAATAATTAAAGAGATCGAGTGTCCTAAGTGTGATCGTGAGATGGGTATTCGTACCGCGTCTACTGGTGTGTTCTTAGGATGTTCTGGCTATGCATTACCGCCAAAAGAACGTTGTACACAAACAATGAACCTGACACCAGGTGAAGAAGCGGTAAGTGTTTTAAGTGAAAACGCAGAAACAGAAGCACTTATGGCAATGAAACGTTGTGGCAAATGTGGCACGGCGATGGATAGTTATCTGATTGATGAGACTCGTAAGTTGCATGTGTGTGGTAATAACCCTGTGTGTGACGGTCACGAGCTGGAGAAGGGCGAATTCAAGATTAAGGGTTATGATGGTCCTATTCTAGAGTGTGATCGCTGTGAAGCTGACATGGAGCTTAAGAACGGTCGTTTCGGTAAATATTTCGATTGTACTAACGATGATTGTAAAAATACTCGCAAGTTACTTGCTAACGGTGAAGCTGCTCCTCCTAAAGAAGATCCAGTTGACTTACCTGAGCTTAAGTGTGAGAAATCAGATGCATTCTTCAAACTTAGAGATGGCGCTGCCGGTATATTCCTAGCAGCAAGTACATTCCCTAAGTCGAGAGAAACACGTGCGCCTAAAGTTGCTGAGTTACACCGTTTTAGGGATAGAATTTCTGAGAAGTTTTATTACTTAGCGGATGCGCCACAAAAAGATAAAGACGGCAATCTTGCTGTTGTTCGATATTCACGTAAAACCAAAGAGCAATACGTGATGACTGAAGTCGACGGAAAAGCGACTGGCTGGGTTGCTAAATACGTAGACGGCAAATGGGTCGAAGAGCAAACTAAAAAGAAAGCTGTAAAGAAGAAAGCCGCAAAAAAATAA
- a CDS encoding phosphomannomutase/phosphoglucomutase, translated as MVSLNCFNSNDIRGQIGDDFNQDIAYAIGQAFAQVRKPKTIVVGADNRLTSPLIKSAVINGLLAENIKVIDIGMTGSEELYFATNYLNACGGIEVTASHNPKHYNGMKLVAGHSKPISNDNGLLEIKNAAEIFLSSSQTLDEKPNHKSKTADVEVADLKTEYAKHMLSFIDVSKLKPLRIVLNSGNGAAGAAIDAIENELSKQGAKIEFIKLHHQADGSFPNGVPNPMLPENRAETAAAVINNNADFGVAFDGDFDRCFFFDETGRFIESYYVVGLLAQAFLSKPNSRNKETMQKIIHDPRLWFNTVEIVKREGGQAMMSKAGHSYIKDKMRSENAIYGGEMSGHHYFREFNYCDSGMIPWLLVTELLSTELLSSEQQSLSTMVTSQINAYPTSGEINLTPSNVNKAIDGVRNAFEKQAIHIDCFDGLSMEFDDWRFNLRQSNTEALLRLNVETRGDKILLKQKTELLLQVIAS; from the coding sequence ATGGTGTCGTTAAACTGTTTTAACAGCAATGATATTCGCGGACAAATAGGTGATGATTTTAACCAAGACATTGCTTATGCCATAGGCCAAGCATTTGCCCAAGTTCGTAAACCGAAAACGATAGTGGTAGGCGCGGATAACCGATTAACTTCACCATTGATAAAAAGTGCAGTTATAAATGGCTTACTCGCAGAGAACATAAAAGTTATCGATATTGGTATGACAGGCAGTGAAGAGCTGTATTTTGCTACCAACTACCTTAATGCCTGTGGTGGTATAGAAGTAACTGCATCTCATAATCCAAAACATTATAACGGCATGAAGTTAGTTGCTGGGCACTCGAAACCGATTTCAAATGACAACGGTTTGTTAGAGATTAAAAACGCTGCGGAGATTTTTTTATCAAGCAGTCAAACTCTTGACGAAAAGCCCAATCACAAATCAAAAACAGCAGATGTTGAAGTTGCTGATTTAAAAACAGAGTATGCCAAGCACATGCTCAGTTTTATCGATGTGAGTAAATTAAAACCTTTGCGCATTGTGCTCAATAGCGGTAATGGAGCAGCAGGAGCTGCGATTGATGCTATTGAAAATGAACTTAGTAAACAAGGCGCCAAAATCGAGTTTATTAAACTTCACCATCAAGCAGATGGTAGCTTTCCTAATGGCGTGCCAAATCCAATGTTGCCTGAAAACCGGGCGGAAACCGCAGCCGCAGTAATCAACAATAACGCTGATTTTGGCGTTGCCTTTGATGGCGATTTCGATCGCTGTTTTTTCTTTGATGAAACTGGACGGTTTATTGAAAGTTACTATGTTGTCGGCCTTCTCGCGCAAGCGTTTCTCTCTAAACCTAATAGTAGAAACAAAGAAACCATGCAAAAGATAATTCACGATCCGCGCTTATGGTTTAACACTGTAGAGATAGTTAAACGTGAGGGTGGCCAAGCGATGATGAGTAAAGCAGGGCATAGCTATATAAAAGACAAGATGCGTAGCGAAAATGCAATCTACGGCGGTGAAATGAGTGGTCATCACTATTTTCGAGAGTTTAATTATTGTGATTCTGGCATGATACCCTGGTTGTTAGTTACTGAGCTTTTATCGACAGAGCTTCTATCATCAGAGCAGCAATCGTTATCAACCATGGTAACGTCGCAAATTAATGCTTATCCAACTTCTGGTGAAATTAATCTAACCCCATCGAATGTAAACAAGGCCATTGATGGCGTAAGAAACGCATTTGAAAAACAGGCAATTCACATCGACTGTTTTGACGGACTATCAATGGAATTTGATGATTGGCGTTTTAATTTAAGACAATCAAATACGGAAGCACTGCTGCGCTTAAATGTTGAAACTCGAGGTGATAAAATACTTTTAAAGCAAAAGACAGAATTGTTGTTACAAG